A genomic window from Coregonus clupeaformis isolate EN_2021a unplaced genomic scaffold, ASM2061545v1 scaf2976, whole genome shotgun sequence includes:
- the LOC121535937 gene encoding zinc finger protein 3: protein MIAGDMPVGLDTQTNPMRGEWNQYSSSVYSEGCLDKKGEVLVIDEVTVKVEGDTPLTWNADETHLGEGHSQGNKSNFIDYRESLEPNPNMATHALRDRDPVSMSMAPSDSHDRILFDQVFISNDRARDQTRGGGATSGSNKEKRFFCMFCNKGFNSPQKVEIHQRVHTGGKPYSCTQCHMRFSQAWNLKIHQRVHTGEKPFSCSQCLVRFSHSSSLKRHQRVHTGKKQYSCS, encoded by the coding sequence atgatAGCTGGTGACATGCCTGTGGGCTTAGATACACAGACTAATCCAATGAGAGGGGAatggaaccagtacagtagtagtgtatactctgaagggtgcctagataagaaaggggaggTTCTGGTTATAGATGAGgtgactgtgaaagtggagggTGACACTCCTCTGACATGGAATGCAGACGAGACTCATTTAGGAGAAGGGCACTCCCAGGGAAACAAGAGTAACTTCATAGACTACAGGGAAAGCTTAGAGCCAAATCCAAATATGGCAACCCACGCGCTCAGGGATCGTGACCCAGTGTCCATGTCTATGGCACCTTCCGATTCACACGACCGCATCCTTTTCGATCAGGTATTTATCTCAAACGACAGGGCTAGAGACCAGACTCGGGGAGGGGGGGCAACATCAGGCAGTAATAAAGAAAAACGGTTCttctgcatgttctgtaacaaaggcttcaaCAGCCCTcagaaggtggagatccaccagagggtccacacaggggggAAACCCTACAGCTGTACTCAGTGTCACATGCGCTTTTCCCAGGCTTGGAACCTGaagatccaccagagggtccacacaggggagaaacccttcagctgtaGCCAGTGTCTTGTGCGCTTCTCCCACTCATCCAGCCtaaagaggcaccagagggtccacacagggaaGAAACAATACAGCTGCTCctag